The genomic interval GGGTCGTCACCGGGATCACCGAGGTGACCGCGGCGGCCACCTATGTGCACTACTGGGACAAATCAATCCCGCAATGGGTGTCGGCGCTCATCTTCACCGTCGTCCTCTACCTCGCCAACCTGATCTCCGTGAAGCTCTTCGGTGAGCTGGAGTTCTGGTTCTCCATGGTCAAGGTCACCGCCATCATCGGCATGATCCTGATCGGCATCGGCGTCCTCACCCTCGGCTTCTCCGACGCCGGGGACACCGCCTCCGTCAGCAACCTCTGGTCCCACGGCGGCTTCTTCGCCGGCGACGACGGCATCACCAGCATGCTGATGACGCTCCAGATCGTGATGTTCGCCTTCCTCGCCGTCGAGCTCGTCGGCGTCACGGCGGGCGAGGCCAAGGACCCGAAGAAGACCCTGCCCAAGGCGATCAACACCGTCCCGTGGCGGATCGCCGTCTTCTACATCGGTGCGCTGATCATCATCCTGTCCGTGGTCCCGTGGACCGCGTTCGAGGCCGGCAAGAGCCCCTTCGTCGAGGCCTTCGCCCGCATCGGCCTCCCGGCCGGCGCCGGCATCGTCAACTTCGTCGTCCTCACCGCGGCGCTGTCCTCCTGCAACTCCGGCATGTACTCCACCGGCCGCATGCTGCGCGACCTCGCGCTCAACGGCCAGGGCCCGAAGTTCTTCGGACAGCTGACCAAGTCCGGCCTGCCGCTGCGCGGCACCACCTTCTCCGCCGTGCTCATGCTCGTCGGTGTGTGGATCAACTACCAGTGGCCGGGCGAGGCGTTCAACTACGTCGTCTCCTTCGCGACCATCTCCGGCATGTGGGCCTGGATCATGATCCTCGTGGCCCAGCTCCGCTACCGTCGCAAGGCCGACCGCGGTGAGCTCCCGCAGTCCGAGTTCCGGGCCCCGGGCGCACCCTGGACCAGCTACTTCGCACTCGCCTTCATCCTGATGGTGATCGTGCTGATGGGCATCGACGAGGGCTCGCGGGTCTCCCTGTACTGCGCCCCCCTCTGGGGCCTGATCATGGGCGTCTCCTACCTCGTCCTCAAGCGCCGCAACCCCGCGGCCTTCGAGCGCAAGTCCACGGAGCACTACGCGAAGCTGGCCGCCGACGCGCGCGCCGAGGCCGAGCACGCCGCCTGACGCACCCCGCGTCACGGCAGCATCCCGCAGTACCCGCAGCACCGGGCCCGCCCGTACCACCCCCCTCGGTACGGACGGGCCCTCTGCTTATCCTGTCGGGCATGCTGACCCTCACCCAGGCCCTGTACGACCAGATCGTCGCGCACGCCCGCGCCGACCACCCCGACGAGGCCTGCGGCGTGGTCGCCGGCCCGGCCGGCACCGACCGCCCCGAGCGCTTCGTCCCCATGCTCAACGCCGCCCGGTCGCCCACGTTCTACGAGTTCGACTCCACCGACCTGCTCAGGCTCTACCGCGAGATGGACG from Streptomyces albireticuli carries:
- a CDS encoding amino acid permease — its product is MTSEKVADRTASAAAARQNGSGHGASEGYQRGLGNRQIQMIAIGGAIGTGLFLGAGKAISKAGPSLILAYALAGLVIFFIMRALGELLMYRPVSGSFSEYAREFLGPFFGYVTGWTYWLFWVVTGITEVTAAATYVHYWDKSIPQWVSALIFTVVLYLANLISVKLFGELEFWFSMVKVTAIIGMILIGIGVLTLGFSDAGDTASVSNLWSHGGFFAGDDGITSMLMTLQIVMFAFLAVELVGVTAGEAKDPKKTLPKAINTVPWRIAVFYIGALIIILSVVPWTAFEAGKSPFVEAFARIGLPAGAGIVNFVVLTAALSSCNSGMYSTGRMLRDLALNGQGPKFFGQLTKSGLPLRGTTFSAVLMLVGVWINYQWPGEAFNYVVSFATISGMWAWIMILVAQLRYRRKADRGELPQSEFRAPGAPWTSYFALAFILMVIVLMGIDEGSRVSLYCAPLWGLIMGVSYLVLKRRNPAAFERKSTEHYAKLAADARAEAEHAA